A genomic region of Halanaerobiaceae bacterium ANBcell28 contains the following coding sequences:
- a CDS encoding metal-sensitive transcriptional regulator, producing the protein MNSLCDGDKKDLELRLKRIEGQVRGIQRMIDEEKYCVDILTQISAIRGALKKVGFKILNCHTHGCVQEAVKNEEGEKIIDELMDVLGKFTD; encoded by the coding sequence ATGAATTCTTTATGTGACGGAGATAAAAAAGATTTAGAATTACGTTTAAAAAGGATTGAGGGACAAGTTCGCGGAATTCAAAGGATGATAGATGAAGAAAAATACTGTGTAGATATATTGACTCAAATCAGTGCTATTAGAGGAGCACTTAAAAAAGTAGGATTTAAAATCTTGAATTGTCATACACATGGATGTGTGCAAGAAGCAGTAAAGAACGAAGAAGGAGAAAAAATAATAGATGAATTAATGGATGT